The Nitrosomonadales bacterium nucleotide sequence TGATCTTGACCGGTTCGCCGGTGTGGATGAAGCCGACATCCTGGTTGCCGACCCAGACTTCGGCGCGCAGGATTTCGCCGGCGGGCACCAGGGTCATGAGGATGGTGCCGGGGCTGATGACGGTGCCGGCGGTGTGGGTGGCGAGGTCTTTGACGATGCCCGCCTGCGGGGCTTTGAGTTCGTGCAGGTCGCGGCGGTATTGCTGTTTGGTGAGTTCGCCTTGGGACTTGTCGAGTTTATCTTCGATGTCGGCGCGTTCGATCTGGAGCTGGCGGCGGTAGTCGGCGCCGATCTGGGCGAGTCGTCGGGTTGATTGGGTGAGGCTGGCCTGCGCGCTCTGGATCAGGTATTCCTGCGACTTGAGGTCTTGTTCTTTTTCGATACGCTCGCGGGCCTTGTCGTTGGCCATGATGCGGCTGACGAAGCCGTTCTGGACGAGTTTGTCGTAGGCTTCGTCCTGCTGGCGGTAGTGCGGCAGGGTCTTGAGCAGTTTGGTGCGGATCTCTTCGGCGGCGGACAGGTCGCTACGGGCCTTGTCGTGCAGGCTGCGTTCCTGCGCCAAGGCGCTCTCGTAGGCCATGCGGTTGGCTTGGTACTGGGCGTGGGCGTGGTTGTAGAGATCGTCGGGTTCATCCGGTTGTTTGGTAAAAGGGCGGCCCGCCAGTTCGGCGTCGATGCGGCGCAGGGCGAGGCGTTTGCTGTGCGCGTCGGTTTCGAGTGTGACCACGTCGGTCTCGGACAGGGTGGTGTCCATGCGCATCAGGACTTGCCCGGCTTTGACCAGTTCGCCTTCGCTCACCAGGATGTCGCGGATGACGCCCTGTTCGGAGGGCTGGACGATCTTGAGGTAGCTTTGCGGGATGAGTTTGCCGGAGGCAGAGGCGACGACATCAAGCTTGCCGAAGATGGCCCAGATCAACAGCAGTCCGAGCAGGATGAGCAGGGTGTACAACAGGGCGCGTGCGAACGGCGTGGGCGGTTGTGCCTGAATGCGCAGCAAGCCGGGCGAGAAGTCGAGCGGGTCGACGCCGGTGAGTTGCTTCTTCCAACGTTTGGCCCGCATGCGCTCCCTTATCAAGATTGTGGCGTTGCCCGCGACCGTTATCCTGCGGGCAATGTCCATAAGTCAATGGCGGGTATTAAACAATATGCCGAATGCCTATATATTCCGGACTAGTCATTCCAGCCGTATTCGGGTTCCATGAGGCTTCCCCGGAATGGCGATCGTTTTCCTGCCCATGCCGGGCGCCATCCTTTGCGAGTGCATGCCGAACCGGTTATCCGCTGTTATTGCGGTCAAACCTTATATGCGGCGGGCGTTCCATACAAGCTGTCAGGATTGGCAGGCTGCCGCTCTCATTCGGGATGATGCGATAGCGATTCGCGCCGGTCAGGGCAGTTGCCGGATAGTGTGATGCGCTGCCCGGTCTGTCAGCTTGCTCCCGCTTCCGGCCT carries:
- a CDS encoding HlyD family type I secretion periplasmic adaptor subunit, which codes for MRAKRWKKQLTGVDPLDFSPGLLRIQAQPPTPFARALLYTLLILLGLLLIWAIFGKLDVVASASGKLIPQSYLKIVQPSEQGVIRDILVSEGELVKAGQVLMRMDTTLSETDVVTLETDAHSKRLALRRIDAELAGRPFTKQPDEPDDLYNHAHAQYQANRMAYESALAQERSLHDKARSDLSAAEEIRTKLLKTLPHYRQQDEAYDKLVQNGFVSRIMANDKARERIEKEQDLKSQEYLIQSAQASLTQSTRRLAQIGADYRRQLQIERADIEDKLDKSQGELTKQQYRRDLHELKAPQAGIVKDLATHTAGTVISPGTILMTLVPAGEILRAEVWVGNQDVGFIHTGEPVKIKFAAYQFQKYGMVEGRVAHLSADASDNNQQQPTGDKTGSNLPYSYRALIDLKAQHLIADGMRHSLTPGMQVTAEIHLGTRTILEYLLSPVTGAFQEAGRER